A window of Streptomyces gilvosporeus contains these coding sequences:
- a CDS encoding sulfate adenylyltransferase subunit 1: protein MTIDTLRFATAGSVDDGKSTLVGRLLHDSKAVLADQMEAVERASLGRGQEAPDLALLTDGLRAEREQGITIDVAYRYFATPQRRFILADTPGHVQYTRNMVTGASTADLAVVLVDARHGVVEQTRRHAAVAALLRVPQVVLTVNKMDLVGYQESVFAAIAEEFTAYATQLGIRQITTVPVSALDGDNVVEPSRNMDWYGGPTVLEHLETVPVGHRTNDEPARIPVQYVIRPQTAENPDYRGYAGQITSGALHVGEPVTVLPSGRTSTVEAIDMLGEPVGTAWAPQSVTVRLTDGIDVSRGDLIAPTATAPTVTREVGATVCHVADRPLTIGQRVLLKHTTRTVKAIVEEIPSRLALDDLSQHPAPGELVANDIGRVRVRTAEPLALDAYADSRRTGSFLLIDPADGTTLAAGMADATG, encoded by the coding sequence ATGACCATCGATACGCTGCGCTTCGCCACCGCCGGTTCGGTGGACGACGGCAAGTCGACCCTGGTCGGGCGGCTGCTGCACGATTCCAAGGCAGTGCTCGCCGACCAGATGGAGGCCGTGGAGCGGGCCTCGCTGGGGCGTGGCCAGGAAGCCCCCGACCTGGCCCTGCTCACCGACGGGCTGCGCGCCGAACGAGAACAGGGCATCACCATCGACGTCGCCTACCGCTACTTCGCCACGCCCCAGAGGCGGTTCATCCTGGCCGACACCCCAGGCCACGTGCAGTACACGCGCAACATGGTCACCGGCGCTTCCACCGCCGACCTTGCGGTCGTCCTGGTGGACGCCCGCCACGGCGTCGTCGAGCAGACCCGCCGGCACGCCGCGGTCGCCGCGCTGCTCCGCGTCCCACAGGTCGTCCTCACGGTGAACAAGATGGACCTGGTCGGCTACCAGGAGTCCGTCTTCGCCGCCATCGCCGAGGAGTTCACCGCCTACGCGACCCAGCTGGGCATACGGCAGATCACCACCGTTCCGGTCTCCGCGCTCGACGGCGACAACGTCGTGGAACCCTCCCGCAACATGGACTGGTACGGCGGCCCGACGGTCCTGGAACACTTGGAGACCGTGCCCGTCGGCCACCGGACGAACGACGAACCCGCCCGGATTCCGGTGCAGTACGTCATCCGGCCGCAGACCGCCGAGAACCCCGACTACCGCGGCTACGCGGGCCAGATCACCTCCGGCGCACTGCACGTGGGCGAGCCGGTGACCGTACTGCCCTCGGGACGTACGAGCACCGTCGAAGCCATCGACATGCTCGGTGAGCCCGTGGGTACCGCCTGGGCGCCGCAGTCGGTGACCGTGCGCCTGACCGACGGCATCGACGTCTCGCGCGGCGACTTGATCGCACCGACCGCCACGGCTCCCACTGTCACCCGCGAAGTCGGTGCAACGGTCTGCCACGTGGCCGACCGTCCACTCACCATCGGCCAGCGGGTGCTGCTCAAGCACACCACCCGTACGGTCAAGGCGATTGTCGAGGAAATCCCCTCGCGGCTCGCGCTGGACGACCTGTCCCAGCACCCAGCGCCGGGCGAGCTGGTCGCCAACGACATCGGACGAGTCCGGGTCCGTACCGCGGAGCCGCTCGCGCTCGACGCATACGCCGACTCCCGCCGCACCGGCTCCTTCCTGCTCATCGATCCCGCCGACGGCACCACGCTCGCTGCCGGCATGGCCGACGCCACGGGGTGA
- a CDS encoding HAD family hydrolase: protein MTKRLVIFDCDGVLVDSETLSSHAMREMVAEEGLDFSLEQALEFLRGRKVAEWVQQLEDRLGRALPADFIPRFRQRAADLFATELRPVPHVQQVIEELGLPFCTASSAPREKILHTLGLTGLLSAFQDRIYSAYEVGVWKPDPGLFLHAAADLGVPPEACAVVEDSPVGVRAGVAAGMTVFGYAPQESGTHAALAAEGAVTFGSMKELPGLLDRWLAVPPVGLAVG, encoded by the coding sequence ATGACGAAACGTCTGGTCATATTCGACTGCGACGGAGTTCTCGTCGACAGCGAGACGCTGAGCTCGCACGCCATGCGAGAAATGGTGGCCGAAGAGGGGCTTGACTTCTCCTTGGAGCAGGCGCTGGAATTCCTCCGGGGCCGGAAGGTTGCCGAGTGGGTCCAGCAGTTGGAGGACCGGCTGGGCAGGGCGCTCCCGGCCGACTTCATTCCGCGGTTCCGGCAGCGGGCAGCGGACCTGTTCGCCACCGAACTACGGCCCGTCCCCCATGTACAGCAGGTCATCGAGGAACTCGGGCTTCCCTTCTGCACGGCGTCCAGCGCGCCACGCGAAAAGATCCTCCACACCCTGGGACTTACCGGCCTGCTGTCCGCCTTCCAGGACCGCATCTACAGCGCCTACGAGGTCGGCGTCTGGAAGCCCGATCCGGGTCTGTTCCTGCACGCCGCGGCCGACCTCGGCGTACCGCCCGAAGCCTGTGCGGTCGTCGAGGACAGCCCGGTAGGAGTCCGGGCCGGCGTCGCGGCCGGAATGACCGTCTTCGGCTACGCGCCGCAGGAGAGCGGAACGCACGCGGCCCTGGCCGCCGAAGGAGCCGTCACCTTCGGCTCGATGAAGGAACTTCCCGGACTGCTGGACCGGTGGCTCGCAGTGCCCCCGGTCGGACTCGCGGTCGGGTGA
- the cysC gene encoding adenylyl-sulfate kinase: MKQQGICTCWPGTTLWLTGLPSAGKTTLAHELAGRLRADGRRVEVLDGDEIRSFLSAGLGFSRADRDANVQRIGLVAEVLARNGVMALVPVIAPYAVSRAAVRRRHESSNTPYLEVHVATPVEVCSERDVKGLYARQAAGEITGLTGVDDPYEAPEKPDLRIETHTQTVQESAAALHTLLTERGLA; encoded by the coding sequence ATGAAACAGCAAGGGATCTGTACCTGCTGGCCCGGCACGACCTTATGGCTGACCGGCCTGCCAAGTGCGGGCAAGACCACCCTCGCCCATGAACTGGCCGGGAGGCTGCGTGCGGACGGCCGTCGCGTCGAGGTGCTCGACGGCGACGAGATCCGGTCGTTCCTCTCCGCCGGACTCGGCTTCAGCCGTGCGGACCGGGACGCCAACGTCCAGCGCATCGGCCTGGTGGCGGAGGTCCTGGCACGCAACGGTGTCATGGCTCTGGTGCCCGTGATCGCTCCCTACGCAGTCAGCAGGGCAGCCGTACGCCGGCGGCACGAAAGCAGCAACACCCCGTATCTGGAGGTGCATGTCGCCACTCCGGTCGAGGTGTGCTCCGAACGCGATGTGAAGGGGCTCTACGCCCGGCAGGCAGCCGGTGAGATCACCGGCCTGACCGGCGTCGACGATCCGTACGAGGCACCGGAGAAGCCGGATCTGCGGATCGAGACGCACACCCAGACCGTGCAGGAATCCGCGGCAGCGCTGCACACGCTGCTGACCGAAAGGGGACTGGCATGA
- a CDS encoding sulfotransferase family protein: MHPSIALWSHPRSMSTALERSFIERGDFKVFHEAFAYVFFMHEERAAIPHKNPDPDHPLTYPDIKQMMESARHERPVFHKDFPYHCLDHLLDDPEYLLGQVNTFLVRDPEEAVLSHATVHPELTREVLGYEQLARAFDFVRELTGTAPLVINAADLAARPEATIAAYCAHAGIPFLPDALNWSAGEQPEWTTWSGWHTDVTASSGLRAPQRNYRFTYQTRPDLREFERYCRPFYEHLDQYRLQPAEEVTP; this comes from the coding sequence ATGCATCCGTCCATCGCGCTCTGGAGCCACCCCAGGTCGATGTCGACCGCTCTGGAGCGCTCGTTCATCGAGCGGGGCGACTTCAAGGTGTTCCATGAAGCGTTCGCCTACGTCTTCTTCATGCACGAAGAACGGGCCGCCATCCCGCACAAGAACCCCGACCCCGACCATCCGCTGACCTACCCGGACATCAAGCAGATGATGGAGTCGGCGCGGCACGAACGCCCGGTCTTCCACAAGGACTTCCCGTACCACTGCCTCGACCATCTGCTCGACGACCCCGAGTACCTGCTCGGCCAGGTCAACACCTTCCTGGTCCGGGACCCCGAGGAGGCGGTGCTCTCGCACGCCACCGTGCACCCGGAACTCACCCGTGAAGTGCTCGGCTACGAACAGCTCGCCAGAGCCTTCGACTTCGTACGGGAACTGACCGGAACCGCGCCGCTGGTCATCAACGCGGCCGACCTCGCCGCCCGCCCCGAAGCCACCATCGCCGCCTACTGCGCGCACGCCGGCATCCCCTTCCTGCCCGACGCCCTGAACTGGTCGGCGGGCGAACAGCCCGAGTGGACGACCTGGAGCGGCTGGCACACCGACGTGACCGCGAGCAGCGGCCTGCGCGCACCGCAGCGGAACTACCGCTTCACCTATCAAACGCGCCCCGACCTACGCGAGTTCGAGCGCTACTGCCGCCCCTTCTACGAGCACCTGGACCAGTACCGGCTACAGCCGGCCGAGGAGGTAACACCGTGA
- a CDS encoding FAD/NAD(P)-binding protein — protein MSADTFHVVVVGAGASGTLAAARLLDAAADAGLRTVVDLVDPAPTTGRGLAYATPDPRHLLNVPAGRMSALPDTGDDFVRWLSGREGRRVDPGEYVPRTLFGSYLADALDRSAAACHGIGVLRRRHDRVVAIDRLTRTGHRLAGDTDVGVRLRLRTGGTLDADAAVLALGNLAPGTAWLPAGLADSPGFVADPWRPGALADVPADRDVLLVGTGLTMCDMARTLARPGRTVHAVSRHGLLPQAHARGAPTAPADTTRHPPPVPEPHDLARLKRRIRHRAAFYRRLYGDWRPAIDELRPDIPLLWQQLSVPDRDRFLTAELREWEVHRHRLPPATDRALTAARRAGLLTVQAAEVVAAQRNNDSREVAVRLSDGRSVTVGAVLNCTGTESRVKELTDPLVRNLLGSGVATPGPHGLGFDTTPEGRLMSAAGHDAAPVWTLGQLRRGNLWETTAIAEIRAQARELASRILESAVTPTLV, from the coding sequence ATGAGCGCGGACACCTTTCACGTCGTGGTGGTCGGGGCGGGTGCGTCCGGCACGCTGGCCGCTGCCCGCCTGCTGGACGCCGCGGCCGACGCCGGGCTCCGGACCGTCGTCGACCTCGTCGACCCCGCCCCGACCACCGGGCGGGGCCTCGCCTACGCCACGCCCGACCCACGGCACCTGCTGAACGTGCCGGCCGGGCGGATGAGCGCCCTACCGGACACCGGCGATGACTTCGTGCGCTGGCTCTCAGGCCGCGAGGGCCGCAGGGTCGACCCGGGGGAGTACGTTCCCCGCACGCTGTTCGGCAGCTACCTGGCCGACGCCCTGGACCGGTCGGCCGCCGCCTGCCACGGCATCGGGGTGCTCCGGCGGCGGCACGACCGCGTCGTGGCGATCGACCGCCTCACCAGGACCGGTCACAGGCTGGCCGGGGACACGGATGTCGGCGTCCGGCTGCGGCTGCGCACCGGCGGGACGCTCGACGCCGACGCGGCGGTCCTGGCACTGGGCAACCTCGCGCCCGGAACCGCCTGGCTCCCGGCGGGACTTGCGGACTCTCCCGGCTTCGTGGCCGATCCCTGGCGTCCCGGTGCGCTCGCAGACGTACCGGCCGACCGCGATGTGCTGCTCGTGGGCACCGGCCTGACCATGTGTGACATGGCTCGGACACTGGCACGCCCGGGCCGCACGGTGCACGCCGTCTCCCGGCACGGACTGCTGCCACAGGCTCACGCCCGCGGAGCGCCGACAGCGCCGGCAGACACGACCAGGCATCCGCCCCCGGTACCCGAACCGCACGACCTCGCACGGCTGAAACGCCGAATACGGCACCGGGCCGCGTTCTACCGAAGGCTGTACGGGGACTGGCGCCCCGCCATCGACGAACTGCGTCCGGATATCCCGTTGCTGTGGCAGCAGCTCTCCGTCCCGGACCGCGACCGATTCCTCACCGCTGAGCTGCGAGAATGGGAAGTGCACCGACACCGACTGCCGCCGGCGACCGACCGGGCGCTGACCGCTGCCCGGCGCGCCGGCTTGTTGACCGTCCAGGCGGCGGAAGTCGTCGCTGCGCAGAGGAACAACGACAGCCGCGAGGTCGCCGTACGGCTGTCCGACGGCCGGTCCGTGACCGTGGGCGCCGTCCTCAATTGCACCGGAACCGAGAGCAGAGTGAAGGAGCTGACCGACCCACTCGTCCGAAACCTCCTCGGCTCGGGGGTTGCCACACCCGGCCCGCACGGCCTCGGTTTCGACACCACCCCGGAGGGACGGCTGATGTCGGCTGCTGGCCACGACGCGGCGCCTGTGTGGACGCTCGGCCAACTACGCCGCGGGAACCTGTGGGAGACGACGGCTATTGCCGAGATCCGTGCCCAGGCCCGTGAACTGGCATCCCGGATTCTGGAGAGTGCCGTGACGCCGACACTGGTCTGA
- a CDS encoding MFS transporter, whose protein sequence is MVSEKTSDGRRSKVIAGFVVTVLLTSFVAATYGFGFYLFAQIVTDMRKDLGFGYTVVGTITAAGQLGFLLFALLGTWLSTRIGGGQVVVGSVALCGLCLVLLPMTNSIVLIGILLTVLGGTAASVYVPLVELVGRVIDYRHRGKVLGLVSSGTSYGVFVNSLLVPTFVQQGNWRGLWYSVGAGTLMVTAVAAFTFVRLGLFRGEDEATERAMHDGAERNTSARAGWRMVLVRWVVIIWTMKFLNGFACMPFQNYLSPYLREGLGFNIDFAAQVWGAIGVIGMFAGFAVGWLSDRIGVRASLVMCYTLFFISAVLLVVAPVGFLPMVSGVLFALAFYPIYGLVPAYVSKSVSGAAATVIFGVTNITQGVGGILGNYTAGFLKNLTGSFMWYYVVIAVATVILGTLTLRLPREGSPESAIGKRKETAVPGMAKDVAHAAG, encoded by the coding sequence GTGGTAAGTGAAAAAACATCCGACGGCAGGCGTTCCAAGGTCATCGCCGGATTCGTCGTGACCGTGCTGCTGACCAGCTTCGTGGCAGCTACGTACGGATTCGGCTTCTACCTCTTCGCGCAGATCGTCACCGACATGCGCAAGGACCTCGGCTTCGGCTACACGGTGGTCGGCACCATCACCGCGGCCGGGCAGCTCGGCTTCCTGCTCTTCGCCCTGCTCGGCACCTGGCTGTCGACCCGAATCGGCGGAGGCCAGGTCGTCGTCGGATCGGTGGCGCTCTGCGGACTGTGCCTGGTGCTCCTGCCGATGACCAACAGCATCGTCCTGATCGGGATCCTGCTGACCGTCCTCGGCGGCACTGCGGCATCGGTGTACGTGCCGCTGGTCGAGCTCGTCGGCCGGGTCATCGACTACCGGCACCGCGGCAAGGTATTGGGCCTGGTCTCCAGCGGTACCAGCTACGGGGTGTTCGTCAACAGTCTGCTGGTCCCCACCTTCGTCCAGCAGGGCAACTGGCGGGGGCTGTGGTACTCCGTCGGAGCCGGCACCCTCATGGTGACCGCGGTGGCCGCCTTCACCTTCGTCCGGCTCGGCCTCTTCCGCGGCGAGGACGAGGCCACGGAGCGGGCCATGCACGACGGCGCCGAGCGGAACACCAGTGCGCGGGCCGGCTGGCGCATGGTGCTGGTGCGCTGGGTGGTCATCATCTGGACGATGAAATTCCTCAACGGGTTCGCCTGCATGCCGTTCCAGAACTATCTCTCGCCCTATCTGCGCGAGGGTCTGGGATTCAACATCGACTTCGCGGCGCAGGTCTGGGGAGCCATCGGCGTCATCGGAATGTTCGCCGGCTTCGCGGTCGGCTGGCTCTCCGACCGTATCGGCGTACGGGCCTCGCTGGTCATGTGCTACACGCTCTTTTTCATCTCCGCCGTACTGCTGGTGGTCGCCCCGGTCGGATTCCTCCCCATGGTCTCCGGGGTGCTCTTCGCGCTCGCCTTCTACCCGATCTACGGGCTGGTGCCGGCGTATGTGTCCAAGTCGGTCTCCGGCGCCGCCGCGACGGTCATCTTCGGCGTCACCAATATCACCCAGGGCGTCGGTGGCATCCTCGGCAATTACACGGCGGGATTCCTCAAGAACCTGACCGGCAGTTTCATGTGGTACTACGTCGTGATCGCCGTGGCCACCGTGATTCTCGGCACGCTGACCCTCCGACTGCCCCGCGAGGGATCGCCGGAGAGCGCCATCGGCAAGCGAAAAGAAACCGCCGTACCCGGCATGGCCAAGGATGTCGCCCATGCCGCCGGCTGA
- a CDS encoding class I SAM-dependent methyltransferase, whose translation MTTYASHAASNVPLATAAAEDFEGQYVPTLVDRWDQLIDWDRRRASEQDFFAELLNGAEARRVLDVAAGTGYHSVTLAQHGFDVTAADGSAEMVERTRRNAAAHGQSFRVLQADWRSLHQHIDGRYDAIVCLGSSFPHLFRETDRHAVLAEFHQALNPGGILIIDHRNFDSIRQHRYQSSGNYYYCGTGATVTVAHVDSQLCRFQYDFPDGGRHQLEVYPVLSAELSSLLIGAGFDTVQTFGDFRENFDIDEVDFVIHVARKS comes from the coding sequence ATGACCACATACGCCTCCCATGCCGCGAGCAACGTTCCCCTCGCGACGGCGGCCGCCGAGGACTTCGAGGGTCAGTACGTGCCCACCCTCGTGGACCGCTGGGACCAGTTGATCGACTGGGACCGCCGCAGGGCGAGCGAGCAGGACTTCTTCGCCGAGCTGCTGAACGGAGCCGAGGCCCGTCGCGTGCTCGATGTCGCGGCCGGTACCGGCTACCACTCCGTCACCCTGGCCCAGCACGGCTTCGACGTCACCGCGGCGGACGGCAGCGCGGAGATGGTCGAACGGACCCGCCGCAACGCCGCGGCCCACGGCCAGTCGTTCCGCGTCCTGCAAGCCGACTGGCGCAGCCTGCACCAGCACATCGACGGCCGTTACGACGCGATCGTCTGTCTGGGAAGTTCGTTCCCGCATCTGTTCCGGGAAACCGACCGGCACGCCGTCCTCGCGGAGTTCCACCAGGCGCTGAACCCCGGCGGCATTCTCATCATCGACCACCGGAATTTCGATTCCATCCGGCAGCACCGGTACCAGAGCAGCGGCAACTACTACTACTGCGGCACCGGGGCGACCGTGACCGTGGCGCACGTTGACTCCCAGTTGTGCCGGTTCCAGTACGACTTCCCGGACGGTGGCAGGCACCAGTTGGAGGTCTACCCCGTTCTTTCGGCGGAACTGTCGTCACTGCTGATCGGTGCCGGTTTCGACACCGTCCAGACCTTCGGCGACTTCCGCGAGAACTTCGATATCGACGAGGTGGACTTCGTCATCCACGTCGCCCGGAAGTCCTGA
- the cysD gene encoding sulfate adenylyltransferase subunit CysD, whose product MTTAAVTQGAVRDPGGDGHPRRTDHQDRTAGSPYSLTHLDVLESEAVHIFREVAGEFERPVILFSGGKDSIVMLHLALKAFAPAPVPFSLLHVDTGHNFPEVLEYRDRTVARHGLRLHIASVQDYINRGELRERPDGTRNPLQTVPLTDAIRNARFDAVFGGGRRDEEKARAKERVFSLRDEFSQWDPRRQRPELWQLYNGRHAPGEHVRVFPLSNWTELDVWQYIDREQIELPAIYFSHEREVFRRAGMWLTAGDWGGPGDGETVEKRRVRYRTVGDMSCTGAVDSDAATLNAVIAEIAASRLTERGATRADDKLSEAAMEDRKREGYF is encoded by the coding sequence ATGACGACGGCGGCTGTCACGCAGGGAGCCGTACGGGACCCGGGAGGTGACGGCCACCCGCGGCGGACGGACCACCAGGACCGAACCGCAGGCTCCCCGTACTCCCTGACCCACCTGGACGTCCTGGAGTCCGAGGCCGTGCACATCTTCCGGGAGGTGGCGGGTGAGTTCGAGCGTCCGGTGATCCTCTTCTCCGGCGGCAAGGACTCCATCGTCATGCTGCACTTGGCGCTGAAGGCGTTCGCACCTGCGCCGGTGCCGTTCTCCCTGCTGCACGTCGACACCGGGCACAACTTCCCCGAGGTCCTGGAGTACCGGGACCGGACCGTGGCCCGGCATGGCCTGCGGCTGCATATCGCCTCCGTACAGGACTACATCAACCGCGGTGAGCTCCGCGAACGCCCGGACGGCACGCGAAACCCACTACAGACCGTGCCGCTGACCGACGCCATCAGGAACGCGCGCTTCGATGCGGTCTTCGGCGGTGGCCGCCGGGACGAGGAGAAGGCCCGTGCCAAGGAGCGTGTCTTCTCCCTGCGCGACGAGTTCTCGCAGTGGGATCCGCGGCGCCAGCGTCCGGAGCTGTGGCAGCTCTACAACGGCCGGCATGCGCCAGGCGAGCACGTCAGGGTCTTCCCGCTCTCCAACTGGACCGAGTTGGACGTCTGGCAGTACATCGACCGCGAGCAGATCGAGCTGCCCGCCATCTACTTCTCACACGAGCGTGAGGTGTTCCGACGAGCCGGCATGTGGCTGACCGCGGGCGACTGGGGTGGTCCCGGAGACGGGGAGACGGTCGAGAAGCGTCGAGTGCGCTACCGCACCGTCGGCGACATGTCCTGCACCGGCGCAGTCGACTCCGACGCCGCCACGCTCAACGCCGTGATCGCCGAGATCGCCGCGTCCCGGCTCACCGAACGGGGGGCGACCCGCGCCGACGACAAGCTCTCCGAAGCCGCCATGGAAGACCGCAAGCGCGAAGGGTATTTCTAA
- a CDS encoding transaldolase family protein has product MPRVLEELQRVGESAEIWWDSSPLDFPTWRDRHLATAPDTLTKKRWRDQLDCFLCPSEPDRSLVRGITTNPSLVAQSVMASPESWRQDIQELIRYQLTPDVESTFALVYEEALRRAAREMLPMWQASNGRYGWVSGQLDPRLMLNADLMLEQALRIARISPNLMVKVPGTRQGYEVIRQLVARGISINSTLSYTVPQFTACAEAVETGLKKAHEQGIDTGRWRAVFTHMIGRFGANPDLRYEAAIRGIELSQTDVRWGEVAILKRIHTLIQENGHPLKPLLSSLEVDDPAKGSSTLSMHLEQTAGGAIAYTCKPRFVGDVLRREDELAAFDEHAIDQAVPADVLEKLLWLPSFHRAYDPTGMDPEEFAHYGSFIATYAEVMANTRKLIDFVAHQFQTLTPSAQPLLLS; this is encoded by the coding sequence ATGCCGAGAGTTCTCGAAGAGTTGCAGCGGGTCGGTGAGTCGGCGGAGATCTGGTGGGATTCCTCGCCGCTCGACTTCCCCACGTGGCGCGACCGCCATCTGGCCACCGCACCTGACACCCTCACCAAAAAGCGCTGGCGGGATCAGCTCGACTGCTTTCTGTGTCCGTCCGAGCCCGACCGTTCCCTGGTCCGTGGCATCACGACCAACCCCTCCCTGGTCGCGCAGAGCGTCATGGCTTCCCCGGAAAGCTGGCGCCAGGACATCCAGGAGCTCATCCGCTACCAGCTGACCCCCGACGTGGAGAGCACCTTCGCGCTCGTCTACGAAGAGGCACTGCGCCGCGCGGCGCGCGAGATGCTGCCCATGTGGCAGGCGAGCAACGGTCGGTACGGCTGGGTCTCCGGGCAGCTGGACCCACGTCTGATGCTCAACGCCGACCTCATGCTGGAACAGGCGCTGCGCATCGCGCGGATCTCCCCGAACCTCATGGTGAAGGTGCCTGGTACCCGACAGGGCTACGAGGTCATCCGGCAGCTGGTCGCCCGCGGTATCTCCATCAACTCCACGCTCTCCTACACCGTTCCGCAGTTCACGGCCTGCGCCGAGGCCGTCGAAACCGGATTGAAGAAGGCCCACGAGCAAGGCATCGACACCGGCCGGTGGCGCGCGGTCTTCACTCATATGATCGGGCGCTTCGGAGCCAACCCCGACCTCCGCTATGAGGCGGCGATCCGCGGGATCGAGCTCTCCCAGACCGATGTGCGCTGGGGCGAGGTCGCCATCCTCAAGAGAATCCACACCCTCATCCAGGAGAACGGCCACCCCCTCAAGCCGCTGCTCTCCAGCCTTGAGGTCGACGACCCGGCCAAGGGCAGTAGCACCCTGAGCATGCACCTGGAGCAGACCGCGGGCGGCGCGATCGCGTACACCTGCAAGCCCCGGTTCGTGGGCGACGTGCTGCGCCGCGAAGACGAACTGGCCGCCTTCGACGAGCATGCCATCGACCAGGCGGTCCCGGCGGATGTCCTGGAGAAGCTGCTCTGGCTGCCGTCGTTCCACCGCGCGTACGACCCGACCGGTATGGACCCCGAGGAATTCGCCCACTACGGCTCGTTCATCGCGACCTACGCCGAGGTGATGGCGAACACCCGCAAGCTGATCGACTTCGTCGCGCATCAGTTCCAGACCCTCACTCCCTCCGCACAGCCGCTGCTGCTCTCCTGA
- a CDS encoding lasso peptide biosynthesis B2 protein produces the protein MSQILDVHHNRPPLGRRTAARTAVAAARLLAHLPPKRLQAFLRAARRGARPADHATALRARQDVTAVSVLCSGRYCLQRSLATALLCRLGGTWPTWSTGVRTPPFAAHAWVEADGRRVGEPDDAATYRTLLTVPPLNDRLP, from the coding sequence ATGAGCCAGATCCTCGACGTCCACCACAACCGTCCCCCGCTCGGCCGCCGTACCGCAGCCCGCACCGCCGTCGCCGCCGCGCGGCTACTGGCCCACCTGCCGCCCAAGCGTCTACAGGCTTTCCTGCGCGCCGCGCGCCGAGGAGCGCGGCCCGCCGACCACGCCACGGCCCTGCGGGCCCGGCAGGACGTCACGGCCGTCAGCGTCCTGTGCTCCGGGCGCTACTGCCTCCAACGCTCCCTCGCCACGGCCCTGTTGTGCCGCCTCGGCGGCACCTGGCCCACCTGGTCCACCGGAGTGCGCACCCCGCCCTTCGCCGCCCACGCCTGGGTCGAAGCCGACGGCCGCCGCGTCGGCGAACCCGACGACGCCGCCACCTACCGCACCCTGCTCACCGTCCCCCCGCTCAACGACCGTCTCCCGTAG
- a CDS encoding lasso peptide biosynthesis PqqD family chaperone, with protein sequence MTRLRSDIACCPTDEGMVLLDERNGRYWQLNATGATVLQALLDGAGPQQIADRLAATRPVPRDRAAADVTALLDRLTRCGLVVDAP encoded by the coding sequence TTGACACGGCTGCGCAGTGACATCGCATGCTGCCCCACCGACGAAGGCATGGTCCTCCTCGACGAACGCAACGGCCGCTACTGGCAACTCAACGCCACCGGCGCAACTGTCCTCCAGGCACTCCTCGACGGCGCCGGCCCCCAGCAGATCGCCGACAGACTCGCCGCCACCCGCCCCGTCCCCCGCGATCGGGCCGCGGCCGACGTCACCGCCCTGCTCGACCGTCTCACCCGCTGCGGACTGGTGGTCGACGCCCCATGA
- a CDS encoding SDR family NAD(P)-dependent oxidoreductase, which translates to MSVNTVIVTGGASGVGRALVGRLLDAGKTVITCDIDEPGLKSLAIEHEGRPLETHVTDVASHEDCDAFMDRVLAAHPNVNGLVNNAGLYLGQPVWEYDDATIERVIAVNIKGPVWLSRRLADHLLPAKRRGAIVNLASVAGEVGSSDALYGTVKAGVIGLTKSNAMNFAPYIRVNVVSPGLIVNTAIADRIPDYRYAEYKRQEQLDGDILPEYVADVCAYLLSDESRTLTGALLRADNGSYPR; encoded by the coding sequence GTGAGCGTCAACACCGTCATCGTCACCGGCGGGGCCAGCGGCGTCGGACGTGCCCTGGTGGGCCGTCTGCTGGACGCCGGCAAGACCGTCATCACCTGCGACATCGACGAACCCGGCCTGAAGTCGCTCGCCATCGAGCACGAGGGCCGTCCGCTGGAGACACATGTCACCGACGTCGCCTCACACGAGGACTGCGATGCCTTCATGGACCGGGTCCTCGCCGCACACCCGAACGTGAACGGCCTGGTCAACAACGCCGGTCTCTACCTCGGACAGCCGGTCTGGGAGTACGACGACGCCACCATCGAGCGGGTCATAGCCGTCAACATCAAGGGCCCGGTGTGGCTGTCCCGGCGTTTGGCCGACCACCTGCTCCCTGCCAAGCGGCGCGGTGCCATCGTCAACCTGGCCTCGGTCGCCGGTGAGGTCGGCAGCTCCGACGCCCTCTACGGCACGGTCAAGGCCGGCGTCATCGGCCTTACCAAGTCCAACGCCATGAACTTCGCTCCGTATATCCGCGTCAACGTCGTCTCGCCCGGCCTGATCGTCAACACCGCCATAGCCGACCGGATCCCGGACTACCGCTACGCCGAGTACAAGCGCCAGGAGCAACTGGACGGCGACATCCTCCCCGAGTACGTGGCCGACGTCTGCGCCTATCTGCTCAGCGACGAGTCCCGGACGCTGACCGGCGCCTTGCTCCGTGCCGACAACGGCAGCTACCCGCGCTGA